From the genome of Agromyces intestinalis:
GCCGGGCTGGGGCACGATGCCGATGTCGGGAGCGTTGCCGCCCTCGGCGAGCACGGCGATCTGGGCCTCGAACTCGCTCGAACCCTGGTAGTCGACCTCGATGCCGGTGCAGGTCTCGAAGTCGCTCCACGATTCGACGAGGCGGTCGGCTTCGAGGTCGAGGATGGTGCCCGAGATGGTGACGTTCTTGCCCTCGAACGTGCCGTACTGCTCGTAGGGGCCGCAGTCGACGTCGGCGGCGTCCTCGTTCGAGACGTCGCCGGTACAGGCGGTGAGCGTCAGCCCGACGGCGGCGGCCGCCACGACGGGGACCAGCCATCGGCGATGCCGTGTGAGTCTCATGTCTTCTCCTCGTTGAGTGCGCAGGACGGGAACCGGAATCGGTTCCAGTTGCCCACGCTAGGACAGGTCACCGCGCCGCTGCAAGGTGTCGCTGGTCACGTTTCGGACACTGCTCGGAGTTTGGGCGGAATCTAGGAGAGAGCGCTCTCTCCTTGGCTGTCGCAGGTCGGCGACGCTCGATGCCAAGCGGCTGGAACCGGTTCCATCCGCGGCCTCTCCGGGGCTATGCTCACGTTCGAGCGACCCCGCAGAAGGGAGGCGCGATGCCAGCGATCGGCGATGTCGCGCGTCTCGCCGGCGTGTCGAAGGCGACGGCGTCCCGGGCCCTCACGGGCAAGGGCCATGTCGCCGAGGCGACCCGTCGCCGGGTCGAACACGCTGCCGCCGAGATCGGCTACATCGCATCACCAGACGCGGCGAGCCTCGTGACCGGCCGCACGAAGAACGTCGGCGTCGTGATCCCGTTCGTGAACGCCTGGTTCTTCGGTGAGGTGCTCGAGGGCATCGAACGCGCCCTGATCGGGGCGGGCTACGACCTGACCCTCTACAACGTGCCGCCCGGCGGCGACGACGCGCGATCGCGGGTGTTCGACTTCTTCCTCGCACGCAAGCGCGTGGATGCGCTCATCGCGGTGGGCGTCGACCTCGACGAGCACGAGGTCGCGGTGCTCGACCGCCGCGACAAGCCGGTGCTCTGCCTGGGCGGTCGGGCCCCAGGCGCGGCGCGGCTGTCGATCGACGACCGCGCCGTCGCCCAGCTCGCGACCGAGCACCTGCTACACCTCGGCCACACCCGCATCGCGCACCTCGCGGGCCCGGGCGCCGCGGCCTCGCCGCACAGCGTGCCCGGCGAGCGCCGGCACGGCTTCCTCGAGGCGATGGCCGCCGCGGGGCTCGCTCCGGGCGGACGGGCGAACATCGTCGAGACGCCGATGACGATGCCCGGCGGCTACGCGGCCGCGCTGCAGTTGCTCGGCCAGCCGGGCATGCGCCCGACGGCCGTGGTCGCGTGTTCCGACGAGGTCGCATTCGGCACCATGCGCGCGGCCGAACGGCTCGGGATCGACGTGCCGGGCGAGCTCTCGGTGATCGGCATCGACGGTCACGAGCACGCCGAGATGTTCGGCCTCACCACGATCGAGCAGTACCCCGAGGAACAGGGTCGGGTGGCCGTCGAGGTGGTGCTGCGGCTGATCGCCCGCGGCGACGAGCCCGATCCGCTCCCCGACTCGGGCGCGCCGCTGCCGACCCGGCTGGTGGTGCGCTCGAGCACGAGCCGTCCGCGGCGATGATCGCGCGACCACCGGCGATGATCGCGCGATCACCAGAAACCCCTTTCTGGAAGATGTCTACGCGCTGACCAGCCATTTCAGGCCGGGGTCTTGTGGAATGCGGTTTCCCACTGCTAGAAAACCAGTCACGTCGAGATAGCGCTTTCTGACTCGACGATCCGAGACATCGACGACGATCGACTGGAGGAGCACGTGGCACCGTCGCCCGCGCCATCCGAACCGCCATCCGCACCGCCGCACCCGACCGCCGGGGCCGAACGATGAGCGCCCTCGGCGAGCTGCGCAGCCTGAAGGGCTCGACCGCTCCGCGCCAGAAGAAGCAGAACCGCGCGGCGTTCCTGTTTCTCACGCCCTGGTTCCTCGGCCTCGCGATCGTCACCGTCGGCCCGATGATCGCCTCCCTGGTGCTCGCGTTCACGAAGTACAACCTGCTGAGCCCGCCGCGGTTCACCGGGCTGGCGAACATCGAGAAGATGCTCGGGGACGAGCGGCTGCACACCTCGCTCGGCGTGACGTTCCAGTACGTGTTCGTCTCGGTGCCGCTGCAGCTCGCGCTCGCGCTGCTGCTCGCGGTGGTGCTCGACCGGGGGCTGCGCGGGCTGGCGTTCTACCGGTCGGCGTTCTACCTGCCGTCGCTGCTCGGGGCGTCGGTCGCGATCGCGATGCTCTGGCGCCAGATCTTCGGCGTCGACGGCCTCGTGAACATCGTGCTCGGCTGGTTCGGCATCGAAGGCCAGGGCTGGATCTCGAGCCCCGACACCGCACTCGGCACGCTGATCCTGCTGAACGTGTGGACTTTCGGCTCGCCGATGGTGATCTTCCTCGCCGGTCTGCGCCAGATCCCGGCCATGTACTACGAGGCGGCCTCGGTCGACGGTGCGAACCGACGCCAGCAGTTCTGGCGCATCACGCTGCCGATGCTGACGCCCATCATCTTCTTCAACCTGGTGCTGCAGATCATCCACGCGTTCCAGTCGTTCACCCAGGCGTTCATCGTCTCGGGCGGCACGGGCGGGCCGGTCGACTCGACCCTCTTCGCCACGCTGTACCTCTACCAGAAGGGGTTCACGAACCTCGAGATGGGCTACGCATCGGCGATGGCGTGGCTGCTCCTGCTCATCATCGCCGCCTTCACGGCCATCAACTTCTGGGCCTCCAAGTATTGGGTTTTCTACGATGACCAGGACTGACACCATGCTCGACTCCGCCCCCCTCACCGAGTCGGTCGTCACCGGGCTGCCGACCGGCGCGGTCCGCGAGCAGCGCCGCCGCCGCAACCCGCTGCGCACGCCCGCCACCAGGGTGATCCGGCACGTCTTGCTCATCGTCGCGGCGCTCATCATGCTCTACCCGGTGATCTGGATGGTGGTCAGCTCGCTGCGACCGAACGAGGAGATCTTCCGCGAGCCGGGCATCATCCTCGACAGCTTCGAGTTCGAGAACTACGTCGACGGATGGAACGCCCTCTCGTACCCGTTCAACGTCTACCTGCTCAACTCGGCGCTCGTGGTCGCCGGCAGCATCATCGGCAACCTCGTGTCGTGCTCGCTGGCGGCCTACGCGTTCGCGCGGCTCGAGTTCACCGGCAAGAAGACCTGGTTCGCGATCATGCTGCTCAGCATCATGCTGCCGATCCACGTCGTCATCGTGCCGCAGTACGTGCTGTTCTCGAACCTCGGCTGGGTCAACACGTTCCTGCCGCTCATCCTGCCGAAGCTGCTCGCGACCGACGCGTTCTTCATCTTCCTGATGGTGCAGTTCATCCGCGGCATCCCGAGAGAGCTCGACGAAGCCGCACGCATCGACGGAGCGGGGCATCCGCGCATCTTCCTGCAGATCATCCTGCCGCTCATGGTTCCCGCCCTCGCGACCACGACCATCTTCACGTTCATCTGGACCTGGAACGACTTCTTCAGCCAGCTCATCTACCTGACCAAGCCGAACCTCTACACGGTGCCGCTCGCACTGCGCGCATTCGTCGACGCGCAGAGCGCGACCGACTACGGCGAGATGTTCGCGATGAGCGTCGTGTCGCTCATCCCGATCTTCCTGATCTTCCTCTTCGGCCAGCGGTTCCTCATCAAGGGCATCGCGACGACGGGGATCAAGTGACCGGCTCCCCCGGTCCGCACCACCACCTCTGCACCACGATCACACGCAACCGAAAGGAATGACCATGCGAGGCATCTCTCGCCGCCGGGGCGGCATCGCGGCCGCCATCGGCGCGGTGTCCGTGCTGGCGCTCACGTCGTGCGCCGGCAGCGACACCGGCGGCTCGACCGAGTCCGACCTGACCCTCTCCGACGAGCCCGTGACCCTCTCGTTCACCTGGTGGGGCAACGACACCCGCCATGCGATCACCGAGGAACTCATCGCCGCCTTCGAGGATGAGTACCCGAACATCACGATCGAGCCGCAGTACACCGACTGGGCCGGGTACTGGGACAAGCTGTCGACGTCGGTCGCCGCGGGCGACACCCCCGACATCATCCAGATGGACGAGAAGCAGCTCTCGACCTACGCCGCGAACGGGGTGCTCGCCGACCTGGGCGGGTACTCGTCGATCCTCGGCACCGAGGACTTCCCGGCCGCGGTGCTCGGCACCGGCGCGCTCGACGACACCCTGTACGGCATCCCGATCGGCATCAACTCGTACACGATCATGGCTAACACGACTCTGCTCGACCAGTACGGCGTCGACCTGCCCGACGACGAGACCTGGACGTGGGACGAGTTCGTCGAGACCGCAGTGAAGGTGGGCGAGGCCTCGGGCGGCTCGGTCGTCGGCACCCAGTCGTGGGGCTTCGAGGACGGCGGCCTGAACAACTGGCTGCGCCAGCGCGGCAGCGCGCTCTACACGACCGACGGCGGCGTGGCCGCCACCGAGGACGACCTCGCGTCGTGGTGGCAGTTCCTGCTGGATGCCACGGAGGGCGGCGCGACGCCCGATCCGTCGGCGACGATCGAGCGGGAGTCGGGCGGTCTCGCCGAGTCGTTCACGGCCACCAACGCGTCGGCGTTCGGGCCCTGGTGGTCGAACCAGGTGCAGGCGCTGCGCGACGCGAGCGGCCAAGACCTCGTCGCGCTGCGCGTGCCGGCACTCGACGACGCCCCCGACGGGTGGGCGTACTACAAGCCGTCCATGTTCTGGTCGGCGTCGGCGAAGACCGAGCACCCGGCCGAGGTCGCGACCTTCATCGACTGGCTGTCGAACAGCGAGGCGGCAGCCGACCTGCTGCTCGCCGAGCGGGGGGTGCCCGCCAACGAGAAGATCCGCGAGTACATCACGCCGAAGCTCGACGAGGTGAACCAGACCGTGGTCGCGTTCCTCGACGACCTCGCTCCGCTCGTCGGCGACGCCCCGCCCGCCACGCCCCCGGGCGGCGGTGCGATCGAGACGATCATCGACCAGCACACCCAGCGTGTGCTGTTCGGCGAGCTCACCCCGGAAGAGGCGGCGAAGAGCTTCATCGACGAGCTGCAGACCGCGCTCGACGACGCGGCCGTGTAGGTCGTCGTCGCCACTGCCTCTTCACCTTCGAGCGGCTGCCGCGTTCGCGCGGCAGCCGCTCCCCTCCCCCACTTCGCGTGGCATCCCCGTGTTTCCCGCTGCGACCGCCCGCCGACCGGCGTACGTTCGTTTCCGATCACCGAAAGCCGGAGGTCCCCGTGCCCAAGTCGCCCCGTCAGGTCACCATCGCTCAGGTGGCCGAATACGCCGGCGTCTCGCAGGCATCCGTGTCCCGGGTCCTGAACCGCAACCAGACCGTCGACCCGACCATCGCCGCCAAGGTGCGCGACGCTGTCGAGAAGCTCAACTACTCGCCGAGCCAGACCGCGCGCAACCTCGTGAGCGGGCGCAGCAACACCGTGGCGCTCGTCGTGCCCGACCTCGAGAATCCGATGTTCCAGGGCGTGCTCAAGGGCCTCAGCCGCGAAGCCGCGCGCGACGGGTACCGCGTGCTCGTCGCCGACACCGCCGAGCGGGTCGCCGACGAGGAGGAGATCGCGATCGAGGCGCGCTCGCGGTGCGACGCGCTCGTGCTGGTGTCGCCGCGTATGCCGGGCGACCGGCTCGAAGCCCTGATCGCCCGCTCAGGGCCCGCCGTGGTGGTGAACCGGCCGGTCGCGAGCGACCCGGCGGCCGAGCTGTCGGTCGACTACGAGCACGCCGCCCGCACCCTCGCCGAGCACCTCGCGTCGCTCGGGCACACCCGCATCGCGTACCTCGCGGGGCCCCCGCAGGCGTTCGCCGACCGGCTGCGCCGGCGCGGCCTCGCCGAGGTCGCCGGGCGCTACCCGGGCCTCGAGATCCTCGACCTCGCCGCCGGCTCGCAAGTGGAGGACGGCTACCACGCCGCCGATGCGCTGCTCGCCTCGGGGGCCACGGCCGCACTCGCGTTCAACGACCTCGTGGCGCTGGGCCTGCTCGCCCGGCTGCGCGAACTCGGGGTCGACGTGCCGGGCGAGATCTCGGTCGCCGGCGTCGACGACATCCCGCTGGCGCGGTTCTCGGCGCCCGCGCTCACGACCATGTCGGTGCCCCGGGTCGAGATCGGCGCCCAGGCCTGGCGGCGCCTGCGCGACGCGATGGCCGGTGCGCCCGCGACGCATCCGCTCTCGTACCGGCCCATCCTCGAGGTGCGCCAGAGCACCGGACCCGCTCCCGAGGCGTCGGGCTGGCTCAGCCCCGGACGCCCCGTGCTGCGCATCGGCGACGGCATCGTCGCCCGCTACGACGAGGGCACCACGATCGACTCGGTGCTCTCGCCGCGCCCGTTCCTGCACCCCGTCACCACGCTCGCGGGCGTGCGCGTCACCGACAGCCACCCGACCGATCACCTGCACCACTTCGGCATCGGCCTCGCCCTGCCCGACGTGAACGGCACGTCCTACTGGGGCGGTCGCACCTACGTGCACGACATCGGCTCGATCATGCTCGAGAATCAAGGCCGTCAGCGGCGCGACGAGATCACGATCGACGGCGAGGTGCTCACCGAACGCCTCACCTGGCTCGACGAGCGCGGCGAGGCGCAGCTCAGCGAGGTGCGCACGTTGCGCGGCCGGCCGGTTCGCGCGGGCGGCGGCGACGCGTGGGCGCTCGGCTGGCGGAGCCTGCTGACCGCCAACTTCGGCGCGCTCGCATTCGGGTCGCCGGCCACGAACGGTCGCGAGGGCGCCGGGTACGGCGGCCTCTTCTGGCGGTTCCCCCGGTGGGATGCCACGGTGCTGACGCGCGACGGAGTGGGCGAGGATGCCGCGCACGGCTCGCGCTCCCCGTGGCTGGCCGTGGTCGATGTCGGGCGTGCGGTGACCGTGCTGCTCGTGCAGCCCGCCGACGGCGAGGTCATGCCGTGGTTCGCCCGGGTCGCCGAGTACCTCGGCGTCGGCCCTGCGGTCGCGTGGGACGCCGTGCGCACACTGCCCGAGGGGGGCCGGCTCGCGCTCGGCATCGACGCCGTGCTCGTCGATCGCGCGATCACCGATGCGGCGGAGCTCGAGGCCATCGCCGGGGTCGCCGGGCTCGCCGGGGTCGCGGGGCTCGCGGAAGTCGCCGGGCTCGCCGGGGCGCCTGACGAGGCGGCATCGCCGACGGCTGCACAGTCGCCGACCGCCGCGCCGGATCCGCGGGCATGACCGCCCCGCTGCCCCGCATCGGCGTCGCCGGCATCCACGGGCACGGCGCCACGCATGTCGCCGCCGCGCGTGCACTCGAGGCATCCGGCCGTGCCCGTCTCGTGGCCGTCGCCGACCACCGCCCGCCCGAGGTCGACCTCGGCGACGTGGCGGTCTTCCACGACGCGACCGACCTGATCACCCGGGCCGACCTCGACGTCGTCGTGCTGTCGACACCGATGCACACGCACCTGCCGCTCGCGTATGCCGCCCTCGAGGCGGGCGTGCACGTGCTCCTCGAGAAGCCGCCGACGCCGTCGCTCGCCGACTTCCGCACCCTCGTCGACGCATCCGAGCAAGCCGGGCGGGCCGTACAGGTGGGCTTCCAGAGCCTCGGATCGAAGGCGGTGCCGTTCGTGCGGTCGCTCGTGGCCGGCGGCACGATCGGGCAGGTCGAACGCTACGGCGCGCTCGGCACGTGGCTGCGCACCGAGTCGTACTGGACCCGCGCGCCCTGGGCCGGGCGTCGCACGCTCGACGGGCGCGCGGTCGTCGACGGCGCGGTCACGAACCCGCTCGCCCATGCCACGGCGACGGCGCTCGCGGTCGCGGATGCCACGACCGAGTCGGATGTCACGAGCCTGCGTCTCGACCTGCACCGGGCCAACGCGATCGACGCGGACGACACGTCGTCGTACGTGGCGGCGCTCGCGGGCGGCCGTTCGCTCGCCGGCGCGCTGGTGCTGACTGCGCCGCGGCGCAGCGAGCCGTGCGTCATCGTGCACGGATCGACCGGACGCATCGTGCTCTGGTACACGCTCGACCTCGTGCAGGTCACGACGCCCGGATCGAGCATCGCCTGGACGACCTCGCACCAGCGCACGAACCTGCTCGCGAACCTCGTCGACCACGTGGTCGACGGTGTGCCGCTGCTCGTGCCGCTCGCCGCGACGGGTGGCTTCATGCGCGTGCTCGAAGCGGTGCGACTCGCGCCGGATCCGTCGCCGATCGCTCCGGGATTCGTCGAGCGGCGGTCGGATGCCTCGGGCGACGCGCACCTCGTGGTGCGCGACGTCGAGACGTGGAGCGAGCGGGTCGTCGCCGAGGGCCGCACCTTCGCCGAGCTGGGCGCCCCCTGGGCGTAGCATCCCTTCGCATCCCGCACGGGACCCCCGCGCCGACCGACCGTCTGCGGCACCGACCCGTCACGTCGCGCACAGCTCACGCCGCAGACGGCTCCGCCCGATGCCCCGTAGGGTTCGGGCACCGGGCGGAGGACTGGAGCGGCGGCCTCAGGCGGCGTCGCCGAGCAGCACCGCCTCGGCTTCGTCGACGTCGTCGAGCTCCTCCTCGTCGACGTCGGCACGGGCGAGCGGCTTGGCGCACGCGATCACGATGACCGCGGCGATCGCGACCGAGACGGCAGCGGCGAAGTACGGGGCATCCGCACCGAACTCCCTCGCGATCTCGGTCGCAGCCGGCGGAGCGATCGCGCCGCCGATGAAGCGCACCGCCGAGTAGGCGCCCGACGCGACCACTCGCGGCAGATCGGTCGCCCCCATGACGCACTCGGTGAGCACGGTGTTCAGCACGCCGAGCACCAGCCCGCCCGCCACGATGAGCACGACCAGCATCGTGGGGTCGTTCCAGAACACCCCGCACAGCACGAGGACGACCGCGAGCAGTGGCAGCGCGATCCAGAGCACGCGCGAGCGGCGCATCCGCGCGGTGAGCACGGGCGCGAGGAACACCGACGTGATCGCCAGTGCCAGGCCCCACCCGAAGAACGTGAGGCCGAGACCCCACACGTCGAAGCCCAGCACGAACGGCGAGTATGCGAGCAGCACGAAGAAGCCGATGTTGTAGAACAGCGCGGCGAGCGCGAGGGCGAGCAGCGTGGGCTGGGCGAGCGCTTTGAACGGCGCGCTCAGCCTGGTCGGCTCGAGCTTCGAGTCATCCGTCTTCGGCAGGAATGCGACGATCGCGATGAACGCGACGGCCATGAGGCTCGCGGTGCCGAAGAACGGGCCGCGCCAGCTGATGTTGCCGAGCGCCGCGCCGATCAGCGGTCCGGCGGCGATGCCGAGCCCGAGCGCCGCCTCGTACAGGATGATCGCGGCGGCGCGGCCGCCCTTCGCCGAGTCGACGATCGTCGCGAGGGCGGTGGAGATGAAGAACGCGTTGCCGAGGCCCCAGCCCGCGCGGAAGCCGATGATCGCCTCGACGTTGTTCGACAGGCCGGCCGCGGCCGCGAAGACCACGATCAGCACGAGGCCCACGAGCAGGGTCTTCTTCACGCCGATGCGGCTCGACACCCAGCTCGTGAAGAGCATCGCGACACCCGTGACCGCGAGGTAGGCCGTGAACAGCATCTCGGTCTCGGTCGGGGTGGCCTGGAGACTCTCGGCGATCGCCGGCAGGATCGGGTCGACGAGCCCGATGCCCATGAACGAGATAACGCTCGCGAATGCGACCGCCCAGACCGCCTTCGGCTGCTTCAGGATCGAACCGGATGCGCCGTGTGCGCTCACGCGACGGCTCCCTTCGCTGCTGCGGCCGCGTCGGCGCGTTCGATGCGCTCGCGGATGATGTCGGTCGAGTGCGTCAGCGCGGCGAGCTCGTCGGCGTCGAGGTCGGCGAACATCGGCGCGAGCCGGCCGGCCAGCTCTTCGCGCCAGGCGTCGAGCGCGGCGCGCCCGCGCGGGTCGATCGAGATGAGCCAGGCGCGTGCGTCGTCGCGGTCGGCGATGCGGCGGATCCAGTCGCGCTCGTGAAGCGTGTGAACGAGCTTGGTCATGGTCGGCTGGCTGACGCGGCTCGCCTTCGCGAGCTCGCCCAAGCGCAGCGGTCCGTGATCGCGCAGCACGCTGAGCGTGCGCCACACGGCGGGCGACTCGGTGCTGCCGGTGGCCGCGGCGGCCAGGCGGGTGAGCCGATGGCTCAGCGCCACGAGGTCGCCGATGAGGACGGTGAGTTCATCGGGAGCGGGCATCCCACGAGTATATAGCCAAACTATCTATATGTCGCCGACGCCCGGTGGACTGCGGGGGCGGGGCGGAGACGACGGATGCCCCGTGCCGACATGTCGGCACGGGGCATCCGTGTGTTCAGGTGACGCAGGTCACCTCAAGTGAGCCGCCCTCTGACGAGGGCACGCATTACTTGAGGGTGACGGTCGCGCCGGCCTCCTCGAGGGCGGCCTTCGCCTTGTCGGCGGTCTCCTTGTTCGCGCCCTCGAGCACGGCCTTGGGAGCACCGTCGACGACGGCCTTGGCCTCGCCGAGGCCGAGCGAGGTGAGCTCGCGGACGACCTTGATGACCTGGATCTTCTTGTCGCCGGCAGCCTCGAGGACGACGTCGAAGGAGTCCTTCTCCTCGACCTCTTCGGCGGCGGCACCGGCGCCACCGGCGGCCGGGGCGGCAACGGCGACGGGGGCGGCCGCGGTGACCTCGAAGGTCTCCTCGAACGCCTTCACGAACTCCGAGAGCTCGATGAGGGTCAGGCCCTTGAACTGCTCGAGCAGCTCCTCAGTGGACAGCTTCGCCATGATGTTTCTCCTTAGATTCCTTGGTTACTCACCGCTTGAGAGGCTCGCGCCTACGCAGCGGACTCCTGCTTCTCACGCAGCGCGTCGACCGTGCGAACGGCCTTCGAGAGCGGTGCGTTGAACAGATATGCGGCTCCGAACAGCGAGGCCTTGAAGGCGCCGGCGAGCTTGGCCAGCAGCACTTCACGGGACTCGAGGTCGGCGAGCTTGCCTACCTCTTCGGCGGTCAGGGGCTTGCCATCGAAATAGCCGCCCTTGACCACGAGGAGGGGGTTCGCCTTGGCGAAGTCGCGCAGTGCCTTCGCGACAGCGACCGGGTCGCCGTGCACGAACGCGATCGCAGACGGACCGGCGAGCTCGTCGTCGAACGACGAGATGCCGGCGTTGTTCGCCGCGATCTTGGTCAGCGTGTTCTTCACCACGGCGTAGCTCGCGTCCTCACGAATGCTGTTGCGCAGCTGCTTGAGCTGGGCAACCGTGAGGCCGCGGTATTCGGTCAGCAGAACGGCAGTCGAGCTCTCGAACAGGTTCGTGAGTTCGGCAACCGCGGCTTCCTTGTTCGCCATGGCCACTCCTTGTGTACTCAACGTGCATCGCGGTGGCGGTGCACGGCCTCGGAGCGCTGGCAAAGAAAAGAGCCCCGGCGCAGTTGCGCGGAGCTCGGTCGGGAAACCCGGAAGTCTTCGTCACACCTGCGCGGGCACCTGCTTTCGCAGGACTTCGGTCGATTTCGCACGCGAAACACGACAACCAGCGGTCTTCGGCTCAGAGCAGCTTATCGGATGCCGCGTGGCCGGCCAAATCGGCACGACATCGCGACGAGACATCCACCGGGGACGCTCGTTGTCGCTCTGCGCCGCACCATGCGACAACACGCGACCCCGATGATGCGCTGCGCGCCCGGCGTGCCCAGCCCAGCATGGAACGGCGACGGGCCGGGAGGTTCGCTCCCGGCCCGTCGCCGCCGATCGGCGGAGGTGATCGATCAGATCAGGGTGAGCGTAAACACACCCGTGTAGGTGCCCGACCGCGTCGAGCCGGGCACACCGAGCTCGAGCCCGCCCGAGCACGCGAACGCGCCCGCGCTGTGGCCGGATCCGGCGGTGCAGAGGGTGAGCGGCGCACGCAGGCCCGCACCCGGCTCGACGACCGAGCCCGGCGCCACGATCGGCGCCTCGTCCTCGACGGTCGGCAGCCCGCCCGTCTCGACCGAGGCCGCGGGCGACCACCCGAGGTTCTCGGCGAGGATGACGCCCGACCCGCTGGTGAAGTCCGACACCTGGCCCGTGAGGTCCCACCCGGCGGCGGTGCCGCGCGAGTCGACCACGCGCACGGGGTGCAGCGCGCCCGACGTCGACTGGTCGACACCGGTGAGCGCGACCGCGTCGAGGGCGATCGGGTCGGCGCTCGAGACGGCCATCGACAGCGCACCGCCCGTAACCTCGGCGCTGATCACCTGGTAGCCCGCGCCCGGACCGCCGGCGGCGAGGTTGGCGAGCAGCTCGCCGGCGCCGCCGACGATCGGCAGCTGCAGGTTCGAGCCGGCGGGGGCGAGGGTGAGCCGGGTGCCCGCCGCGGGGCGGATCGTGTACTCGTAGTCG
Proteins encoded in this window:
- the rplL gene encoding 50S ribosomal protein L7/L12 codes for the protein MAKLSTEELLEQFKGLTLIELSEFVKAFEETFEVTAAAPVAVAAPAAGGAGAAAEEVEEKDSFDVVLEAAGDKKIQVIKVVRELTSLGLGEAKAVVDGAPKAVLEGANKETADKAKAALEEAGATVTLK
- the rplJ gene encoding 50S ribosomal protein L10, producing the protein MANKEAAVAELTNLFESSTAVLLTEYRGLTVAQLKQLRNSIREDASYAVVKNTLTKIAANNAGISSFDDELAGPSAIAFVHGDPVAVAKALRDFAKANPLLVVKGGYFDGKPLTAEEVGKLADLESREVLLAKLAGAFKASLFGAAYLFNAPLSKAVRTVDALREKQESAA